The following nucleotide sequence is from Anguilla rostrata isolate EN2019 chromosome 3, ASM1855537v3, whole genome shotgun sequence.
TGCAATTCAAGTCGCTCTTCCGCGTGTTTTGGTCAGTAAATGTGTTACTACATGTTTTGcggtaaatatttaataatttaattacctACATTGTCATCATCAGGCGAGTGACACATTATTGCTTAATGATGAGTaggtgtgtttttaatgctACGTTATTGTTTCCAAAACAACGAGGGAGGATATgctcgtgtgtgcgtgggtgtcaGGGCCAAAAACCAAGGGCAGGGTCTGATAAGAAGGGAGATAAGTGTGTAATTATGACCTCATCCACTGTAGAATGTATGAATTGCACAACACGCTTATCAGACTCGCGGGACCAGTAACAAACAGTGTTTTAATGTGGCAGGCAGTTACAGTCCCATTAAAAAGTATCTGACCCCTTCCTGATTTATTCTATTATTGCATTCTTTTTGTCACATGAATCCTCCCTGATCTTTAGACAAATTgtaatacagaaatgaatgttcttACGGGTCTGGGAGTCAGttgtcattgtggttatttctgttgggaaccctgaaaagcgccaaactctgtgctgtgtaggAATAGGGAACGCGACCCTGCCAAGGCGTAGCTTGGCGGGTTGGCACACCTGCCATCCCAGCATTAGAcgaagggaacctgagtaaaggggaaatattttaacattttaagttatttaatttattgaatgaAAATAGTTATCAAGCACCCATATcactcatgtgaaaaagtaattgccctgatgacaccacctttagcagcaataactaaCTAACCAAACGCTTCCAATAATTTGATGGCAGCCTTTCACGTTgatgtggaggaattttagcccactctttgcagaactgctttaattcataCAAGTTGGTAGGTATTTGAGCATGAGGTGCTTATTTCAGGTCCTGCcccagcatctctattgggttaaagtcaggactttgacttggccactccaaaactttaatttcccCCTCCAGTCTCTTTCTTACTGTGGAGTCATGAATTCTGACCTTAACTGAGGCTatagaggcctgcagttctttggatgttcttctgggatcttttgtgacttcctgcaTGAGTTGTCGCTGTGCCTTTAGAGAGGTATTGCCACTTCATTGAGTGATGAATTTAAGCAAGCTTGGGACCAACAGTTAatgtatataaaaacatttacatcGCTTgctttatgttatttttttctgaaatgctttTAAGACTACAATTGTAAAGCCGCTTCTGAAAAAAGCCTAATCTTGACAGCTCAGATTTTAGCAAATTTAGACCCAATTTACAATTTTTCAGTAAGGTATTGTAAaaaatctttgtgtgtgtgtgtgtgtgtttgtttgtgtgtgtgtgtgtgttttaacggCAGTGGTGCTGATTGGAGACTCTGGCGTGGGGAAGAGTAACCTGCTATCGCGTTTTACGCGAAACGAGTTTAACCTGGAGAGCAAGAGCACCATTGGCGTGGAGTTCGCCACACGCAGCATCCAGGTGGACGGGAAGACCGTAAAGGCCCAGATCTGGGACACAGCGGGACAGGAGCGCTACAGAGCCATCACCTCcgcgtgagtgagagagaccagcacctcagtgtgaatgagagagagagaccagcacctcagcatgagtgagagagagaccatcaccgccgtgtgagtgagagtgagagagagagagagagaccagcacctcagcatgagtgagagagagaccagcacctcAGTGTGAATGAGCGAGAGAGACCAGCACCGccgtgtgagtgagagagagaacatcactgccgtgtgagtgagtgtgagagagaccagcacctcagcgtgagtgagagagagaccagcacctccgcgtgagtgagagagagagagaccagcacctcagagtgagtgagagagagagaccagcacctccgcgtgagtgagagagagaccatcaCCTCCGCGTGAGTGAGAGATCAGTACctcagagtgagtgagagagagaccagcacctcagcgtgagtgagagagagaccagcacctcagcgtgagtgagagagagaccagcacctccgcgtgagtgagagagatcagtacctcagagtgagtgtgagagagaccagcacctcagagtgagtgatagagagagaccagcacctcagagtgagtgtgagagagaccagcccctcagagtgagtgtgtgagagaccaGCACctcagagtgagtgagagagacctcATGGTtgggtatgtgggtgtggtcttgaccccgccccctgtgtGTCTCAGGTACTAccggggggcggtgggggcgcTGCTGGTGTATGACATCGCCAAGCACCTGACCTATGAGAACATGGAGCGCTGGCTGAAGGAGCTGCGGGATCACGCCGACAACAACATCGTCATCATGCTGGTGGGCAACAAGAGCGACCTGCGCCACCTGAGGGCAGTGCCCACCGACGAGGCACGCGCCTTCGCAGGTACACAACTATGCCTGGCCCTGTCCAGTGTGTGGCGGGCGGTACCctgttctgggtgtgtgtggggggggggtggggggtgggggcggtacCCTGTTCTGGGTGTGGTCAGCTGATCTTCTCTGCGCTGAGctccctcatctctccctctctctctttcccctgcaGAGAAGAACACCCTGTCGTTCATAGAAACGTCAGCCTTGGACTCCACCAATGTAGAGGAGGCTTTCAAAAGCATCCTCACAGGTAGGCCCCACCACAGACTAAttactccctttctctctctctctccctctctctctctctctctgagttctgtacaggtgagctgcaggtgaATGATACgatccttccctctctcctcagagaTCTACCGCATCGTGTCACAGAAGCAGATGGCCGACCGCTCGGCGCACGACGAGTCTCCCGGCAACAACGTGGTGGACATCAGCGTTCCCCCAACCACCGACGGCCAGAGGGGCAACAAACTACAGTGCTGTCagaacctgtgacctctgacccctgaccccattAGGCACCCGCCCAACCCTCCTCTCTTCTGATTTGTTCCTGTgttgtgctgctgctggaacccagcccaaacccccccccccccaacctcgcCCTTCACCTCCCCTACTCTAATCtcccctaaaaataaaaaaaatcctttttgtaaaaaaaaaaaagaaaagtaaaagaaaaaaatagcttaACTGTCATAATGTCTTCTGTCACGAAATTAAAGTTTTCAGTCCCTCTTTTTCGGTCCCCCCTCACCCCATAAACCGATCTCCAGCAGCACAGGGGATCTGCGAAATGCATGAACGCCGAACGCCAACTCGAAGTGCTGTAGCGGGTGTGCAGTTCAATACAACGTCCAGTAGATGGTGCTATTTATATACGCATTATGGTGGCTCTATGAAAAAAACGGGCCATAGAAAGTTATTTCGGTTTTATGTCTGTTAGCCTAATCCTGCGAGTCCGAACAAAACCTCATCTTGTCTATATCAAATAAATCCTCCTCTTAGTGGTAGACAAACATACTGCTGTAACAGACTAACACAGTATTGAcagggattttttccccctctctttcataACAAccagagatggggggggggggattcatcACATTCACTCACGCAACAGTATTATGTTGtactaatattaataaaaccaaCTTCATAGTACCGATGCTGAGCAGGTTTTCACGGgttcagtaaaatgtttttaatcgTGATGTAGCTACGATGTGAACTGGTTTGGGTGCCAGGGCTGCGGTTTGCTGGATTaataggtgggggggggggatacagcTGTTCTGAACACTGGAAAAAGAGCTAGGTCTTTACAAACAGAAGTGACAGGTTTTTATTTGACATGTGGGCAACGTTTTAACTCCTTATAATGTGAGCCTAGGAGAGGtcagatggggggaggggcgggggactTGGTCTGTACGAACAGAAGTGATAGATTTTCATTTGCTGGTATGGTTACTTTTTTCTAATAGGCTTTGTgtagagataagatcatttccacgtcaaaataaggttttataaataactacttatacgtGGTTTTCTGCGTCagtcatacttaagatcaaaattgatcgtaAGTTCGTTCTATAAACGAGGCTCCTGATCACCGAGGGTTAAATCTTCCAGCTTTCTGAGTGTCTTTAGGCTGGCGATGCAGCTCCCAAAGTTCAAAGCTTCTGGgaattatatttgaaatgtaatttgttgtgtgtgcgtgtgtgtctgtccgtcccgTGGGTGTGTACAGAAATTGACCCAGATAAGACTTCTCCTAAAATGACTTCACGATCCAGTTCCACCCAGTAGCCCTGGCATCCAGACTGTTTCCTGTACAGCTTCTGGTGATTTATGACAGGCACACGGCATTCAGACACAAACCGCCCCCAAAGTGCAAAACAGCCTACTTAGCCAGACCTGGGAAGAGTCAGAGTcaaagaggtcaaaggtcaaacacCTTGCTTTTGaaactcacacccccccccccccccccacctaatCACTTCTGTTTTGAGTTATGTTATAATTATAAGTATCACTGACGTAAGGGCCATTCACGAGCGAGGGAGGGCATTGAGGCGACAGGGAGCATAAAGATCAGCGTGCGTGTTGGATATTATAAAGTAAGAGACACACAAGGAACAGCAAACCCACCCAAGCAGGAATGAGCCTGATGATGTATGATGTAATCGATGAATACAGTCACTTCCAAACACCGAATCTAATCTTGACGTCCTTGGGCTTGTGGAACAAAATTCCATCGGTAGGAGTAAGTGACTCACCCGCCAAAATGCCCCCACACAAAACTTACCCCACATACCAAACACTAGTGTCATGTCGCTGTGACATTTTCTGACAGAAAGAATCTTGGAATCCACTGCTGTCCAAGAAGAACTTCAGTCTAAGACAACAAATTTTTTAAGAGTTATTACGGTGGTTTTTTTTTGATATAGGGGAAAAGGGAAAGAGGTGTTTTCAGCTCTATGATCTCATGAAAAGAGGCTGACACATCTTTGTTCAAACAGCAGGTGTTTTAAGTATATGAAAATACACTCCacaaactaaactaaacaaaacaaaaaaaacagtaacagtGCTCAAGGGTTGacatataattcattttattatgtttctgttcatttttgttaacATTTTAAGAGCGTTTAATAAGTCTCTCTCAGTATCTGATACCccacactaccccccccccccccccccaacttttcccaccccaccccaccccaccccaccccataccCACAAAAACCAAATCTCACATAAAGGCTCTGTCTTACTGTCTTAGGGTGAAGT
It contains:
- the LOC135251326 gene encoding ras-related protein Rab-11B-like isoform X1 — its product is MGFCRSDVNCNSSRSSACFVVLIGDSGVGKSNLLSRFTRNEFNLESKSTIGVEFATRSIQVDGKTVKAQIWDTAGQERYRAITSAYYRGAVGALLVYDIAKHLTYENMERWLKELRDHADNNIVIMLVGNKSDLRHLRAVPTDEARAFAEKNTLSFIETSALDSTNVEEAFKSILTEIYRIVSQKQMADRSAHDESPGNNVVDISVPPTTDGQRGNKLQCCQNL
- the LOC135251326 gene encoding ras-related protein Rab-11B-like isoform X3; this encodes MTVVLIGDSGVGKSNLLSRFTRNEFNLESKSTIGVEFATRSIQVDGKTVKAQIWDTAGQERYRAITSAYYRGAVGALLVYDIAKHLTYENMERWLKELRDHADNNIVIMLVGNKSDLRHLRAVPTDEARAFAEKNTLSFIETSALDSTNVEEAFKSILTEIYRIVSQKQMADRSAHDESPGNNVVDISVPPTTDGQRGNKLQCCQNL
- the LOC135251326 gene encoding ras-related protein Rab-11B-like isoform X2, which codes for MGTRDDEYDYLFKVVLIGDSGVGKSNLLSRFTRNEFNLESKSTIGVEFATRSIQVDGKTVKAQIWDTAGQERYRAITSAYYRGAVGALLVYDIAKHLTYENMERWLKELRDHADNNIVIMLVGNKSDLRHLRAVPTDEARAFAEKNTLSFIETSALDSTNVEEAFKSILTEIYRIVSQKQMADRSAHDESPGNNVVDISVPPTTDGQRGNKLQCCQNL